The following proteins come from a genomic window of Denitromonas sp.:
- a CDS encoding response regulator: protein MSQIRILVVDDEPFNLDIISEYLEGAGYLLEMAASGEEAWALLRNAEAHFDLVVLDRMMPGIDGLELLRWIKADRRLADMPVIMQTAAASPEQVREGLAAGAYYYLTKPFEPESLQSIVRAALDDLHQRRALAERLAVQRNALQTLQHGLFVFRTMEEAHGLAALAASICDEPDVVVLGLSELLVNGVEHGNLGICFDEKSRLRESGQWEAEVLRRQALPANSGKRVRLTVSAEPGAWVFSIEDEGEGFAWQSFLELAPERAFAPNGRGIALARQLAFDDLEYLGNGSCVRATVRKRGA from the coding sequence ATGAGTCAAATCCGCATCCTCGTTGTCGACGACGAGCCGTTCAATCTGGACATCATCAGCGAGTACCTGGAAGGTGCCGGCTATCTGCTCGAGATGGCCGCCAGCGGGGAAGAGGCCTGGGCATTGTTGCGCAACGCCGAGGCGCACTTCGACCTGGTGGTGCTCGACCGCATGATGCCCGGCATCGACGGCCTGGAGTTGCTGCGCTGGATCAAGGCTGACCGCCGCCTGGCCGACATGCCGGTGATCATGCAGACCGCCGCGGCCAGCCCCGAGCAGGTGCGCGAAGGGCTCGCCGCCGGCGCCTACTACTACCTCACCAAGCCCTTCGAGCCGGAGAGCTTGCAGAGCATCGTGCGCGCCGCGCTCGACGACCTGCATCAACGCCGGGCGCTCGCCGAGCGCCTGGCGGTGCAGCGCAATGCCTTGCAGACGCTCCAGCACGGCCTGTTCGTCTTCCGCACCATGGAAGAGGCGCACGGGCTGGCGGCCCTGGCCGCGTCGATCTGCGATGAGCCGGACGTGGTGGTGCTGGGGCTGTCCGAATTGCTGGTCAACGGTGTCGAGCACGGCAACCTGGGGATCTGTTTCGACGAGAAGTCCCGCCTGCGGGAATCCGGCCAGTGGGAGGCCGAAGTGCTGCGCCGCCAGGCCTTGCCGGCCAATAGTGGCAAGCGGGTGCGGCTGACGGTCAGCGCCGAGCCCGGGGCCTGGGTGTTTTCCATCGAAGACGAGGGCGAGGGTTTCGCCTGGCAGTCGTTCCTCGAACTGGCGCCGGAGCGGGCCTTTGCGCCCAACGGGCGCGGCATCGCCCTCGCGCGCCAACTGGCGTTCGATGACCTGGAGTACCTGGGCAATGGCAGTTGTGTCCGCGCCACCGTGCGCAAACGGGGCGCATGA
- a CDS encoding PilZ domain-containing protein, producing MNPYDDRRATRRIPLGCNALIKPAGDSPAVPAHCVELSPGGMTLETAYVPSVAELLDVLVRQPDGGLDRPPLHVRVEVKRCHRAESGKYVLGAQIVQVLK from the coding sequence ATGAACCCTTATGACGACCGACGCGCGACCCGGCGCATTCCGCTGGGCTGCAATGCCCTGATCAAACCGGCGGGCGATTCGCCCGCCGTACCGGCGCATTGCGTCGAACTGAGCCCCGGCGGCATGACGCTGGAAACCGCCTATGTGCCCAGCGTGGCCGAGCTGCTCGATGTGCTGGTGCGCCAGCCGGACGGCGGCCTCGATCGCCCGCCGCTGCATGTGCGGGTCGAGGTCAAGCGCTGCCATCGGGCGGAATCCGGCAAGTACGTGCTCGGCGCGCAGATCGTCCAGGTGCTCAAGTAG
- a CDS encoding protein kinase domain-containing protein, with protein MSTRLEVRFGGHSVEGRKPVNQDAFAAHLPEGTERDLKGAAAVMCDGVSSAADSEIASQMAVTGFINDYFSTPPTWSVRKAASQVLNGLNHWVYRQNAARHGTRDSLLTTFSAAVIKSNTLHVFHAGDSRVWHVRGDTLEQLTRDHVMTEGGREFLARALGADTRLEVDYLTRELDAGDRVLLTTDGVHGVLPAARIRDIVTGPDADLEALARQLVDEALAAGSDDNLSALLVAIDTLPLETLEETHRRLTQRPIPPVLAPGNKIDGYEVLDVIFSGTRSHMYLVKDSDSGQRYVLKAPSENFAEDAVYLDGFIREEWVGQRIDHPNVMKTYPGRPDKQFMTYLGEHIEGMNLREWMHDNPAPPLDAVRDIVRQTVAGLRAFQRADMVHQDLKPENIMINRDGRVKILDFGTVMIAGTDEIASPLDKSVPQGSVNYVAPEYLMGERGSFRSDLFSLAVIAYEMITGALPFDEPAVKRVSLKSYAELDYIPARHRRHDLPLWIEGCLQKALQPNPADRYDAFSEFLQDFTVPNPALANTIRRQPLIQKNPVAVWQVLCVILFLLNLWQLAR; from the coding sequence ATGAGCACCCGCCTTGAAGTCCGCTTCGGCGGCCACTCCGTCGAGGGTCGCAAACCGGTCAACCAGGACGCCTTCGCCGCCCACCTGCCCGAAGGCACCGAGCGCGACCTCAAGGGCGCCGCCGCAGTGATGTGCGACGGCGTGAGCAGTGCGGCCGATTCGGAAATCGCCAGCCAGATGGCGGTCACCGGCTTCATCAACGACTACTTCTCCACCCCGCCCACCTGGAGCGTACGCAAGGCCGCCAGCCAGGTGCTCAACGGACTCAATCACTGGGTCTATCGCCAGAACGCCGCCCGCCACGGCACCCGCGACAGCCTGCTCACCACTTTCTCGGCGGCGGTCATCAAGTCCAACACCCTGCATGTGTTCCATGCCGGCGACAGTCGCGTGTGGCATGTGCGCGGCGACACCCTCGAACAACTCACCCGCGACCATGTAATGACCGAAGGCGGGCGTGAATTCCTCGCCCGCGCCCTCGGCGCCGACACCCGGCTCGAGGTCGACTACCTGACCCGCGAGCTCGACGCCGGCGACCGCGTGCTGCTGACCACCGACGGTGTGCACGGCGTGCTGCCCGCCGCGCGCATCCGCGACATCGTCACCGGCCCCGATGCCGACCTCGAAGCGCTCGCCCGCCAGCTGGTGGACGAGGCCCTGGCCGCCGGTTCGGACGACAACCTCTCGGCCTTGCTGGTGGCCATCGACACCCTGCCGCTCGAAACCCTGGAGGAGACCCACCGCCGCCTCACCCAGCGGCCGATCCCGCCGGTGCTCGCGCCCGGCAACAAGATCGACGGCTACGAGGTGCTCGACGTGATCTTCTCCGGCACACGCAGCCACATGTATCTGGTCAAGGACAGCGACAGCGGCCAGCGCTATGTGCTCAAGGCACCGTCCGAGAACTTCGCCGAGGATGCGGTGTACCTCGACGGCTTCATCCGCGAGGAGTGGGTCGGCCAGCGCATCGACCACCCCAACGTGATGAAGACCTACCCCGGGCGGCCCGACAAGCAGTTCATGACCTACCTGGGCGAGCACATCGAGGGCATGAACCTGCGCGAGTGGATGCATGACAACCCCGCACCGCCGCTGGACGCGGTGCGCGACATCGTCCGCCAGACGGTCGCCGGGCTGCGCGCCTTCCAGCGCGCCGACATGGTGCACCAGGACCTGAAACCCGAGAACATCATGATCAACCGCGATGGCCGGGTGAAAATCCTCGACTTCGGCACGGTGATGATCGCCGGCACCGACGAGATCGCCTCGCCGCTCGACAAGTCCGTGCCACAGGGCAGCGTCAACTACGTGGCGCCCGAATACCTCATGGGCGAGCGCGGCAGCTTTCGTTCCGACCTGTTCTCGCTGGCGGTGATCGCCTACGAGATGATCACCGGCGCGCTGCCCTTCGACGAACCGGCGGTCAAGCGCGTCAGCCTCAAGTCCTACGCCGAGCTCGACTACATCCCCGCCCGCCACCGCCGCCACGACCTGCCGCTGTGGATCGAAGGCTGCCTGCAAAAAGCCCTGCAGCCCAATCCGGCCGACCGCTACGATGCCTTCTCCGAGTTCCTTCAGGACTTCACCGTGCCCAATCCGGCGCTGGCCAACACCATCCGCCGCCAGCCGCTGATCCAGAAGAACCCGGTCGCCGTCTGGCAGGTGCTGTGCGTGATCCTGTTCCTGCTGAACCTCTGGCAACTGGCGCGTTGA
- the nirD gene encoding nitrite reductase small subunit NirD: protein MTAQTLSPADLAWQPVFKLDEIPVLGSRVVSSPTHGDIAIFRNREDEVFAVHDKCPHKGGPLSQGIVHGRSVTCPLHNWKIQLENGEAVAPDKGCTKPFPTKVEDGTVFLQL, encoded by the coding sequence ATGACTGCACAAACCCTCAGCCCCGCCGACCTGGCCTGGCAGCCGGTTTTCAAACTCGACGAGATCCCGGTGCTCGGCTCCCGCGTGGTCAGCAGCCCGACCCACGGCGACATCGCGATCTTCCGCAACCGCGAGGACGAAGTCTTTGCCGTGCATGACAAGTGCCCGCACAAGGGTGGCCCGCTGTCGCAGGGCATCGTCCATGGCCGCTCGGTGACCTGCCCGCTGCACAACTGGAAGATCCAGCTCGAGAACGGCGAAGCCGTCGCCCCCGACAAGGGCTGCACCAAGCCCTTCCCGACCAAGGTCGAGGACGGCACGGTCTTCCTGCAGCTGTAA
- a CDS encoding NarK family nitrate/nitrite MFS transporter: MSNEKGFNLFSFTGKMKILHLSWMVFFITFFVWFNHAPLLGAIAKSLGLEPGQVKTLLILNVALTIPARILIGMLTDKYGPRITYAALLFISSVPCFMFALADTFTQAAIARFLLGFIGAGFVIGIRMVSEWFPANELGTAEGIYGGWGNFGSAAAAMLLPTIALVFGGDNGWRYAIGITGALSLLFSFIWYFNVSDTPKGSTYFKPKKNGGLEVTSTGDFWFLLLMKIPMYAALALLTWKLSPAGVKMITEFAATAIYLGLGAIYVYDCFSAYRVNHEIFTKPVPEMHRYKFKQVAVLNILYFATFGSELAVVSMLPLFFAETFNLDPVYAGLVASAYAFMNLMSRPGGGWISDRFGRKKTLLILTAGLAAGYGLMALTNSSWPLWLAVAVAMACSFFVQAGEGAVFAVVPLIKRRLTGQIAGMTGAYGNVGAVVYLTVLSLVSYEVFFSVIALTAVLGFVTLLLMEEPKGHMAEVREDGSVELISVS, translated from the coding sequence ATGTCAAACGAGAAAGGCTTCAACCTGTTCTCCTTCACGGGGAAGATGAAGATCCTCCACCTGTCGTGGATGGTGTTCTTCATCACCTTCTTCGTGTGGTTCAACCATGCCCCGCTGCTCGGCGCCATCGCCAAGTCCCTGGGCCTGGAGCCGGGCCAGGTCAAGACGCTGTTGATCCTCAACGTCGCGCTCACCATTCCGGCGCGCATCCTGATCGGCATGCTCACCGACAAGTACGGCCCGCGCATCACCTACGCCGCGCTGCTGTTCATCTCCAGCGTGCCGTGCTTCATGTTCGCGCTGGCCGACACCTTCACTCAGGCGGCCATCGCCCGCTTCCTGCTCGGTTTCATCGGCGCCGGCTTCGTGATCGGCATCCGCATGGTCAGCGAGTGGTTCCCGGCCAACGAGCTGGGCACCGCCGAGGGCATCTACGGTGGCTGGGGCAACTTCGGCTCCGCCGCGGCGGCCATGCTGCTGCCCACCATCGCCCTGGTGTTCGGTGGCGACAACGGCTGGCGCTACGCCATCGGCATCACCGGCGCGCTGAGCCTGCTGTTCTCCTTCATCTGGTACTTCAACGTCAGCGACACGCCCAAGGGCTCGACCTACTTCAAGCCGAAGAAAAACGGCGGCCTGGAAGTGACCAGCACCGGCGACTTCTGGTTTCTGCTGCTGATGAAGATCCCCATGTACGCGGCGCTGGCGCTGCTGACCTGGAAGCTCTCGCCGGCCGGCGTGAAGATGATCACCGAGTTCGCCGCCACCGCCATCTACCTCGGCCTGGGCGCCATCTATGTGTATGACTGCTTCAGCGCGTATCGCGTCAACCACGAGATCTTCACCAAACCGGTGCCGGAGATGCACCGCTACAAGTTCAAGCAGGTCGCGGTGCTCAACATCCTGTACTTCGCCACCTTCGGCTCCGAGCTGGCCGTGGTGTCGATGCTGCCGCTGTTCTTTGCCGAAACCTTCAACCTCGACCCGGTCTATGCCGGCCTGGTGGCCTCGGCCTACGCCTTCATGAACCTCATGTCGCGCCCCGGCGGCGGCTGGATCTCCGACCGCTTCGGCCGCAAGAAAACCCTGCTCATCCTCACCGCCGGCCTGGCCGCCGGCTACGGCCTGATGGCGCTGACCAACAGCAGCTGGCCGCTGTGGCTGGCCGTGGCGGTGGCGATGGCCTGCTCCTTCTTCGTGCAGGCCGGCGAAGGCGCGGTGTTTGCCGTGGTGCCGCTGATCAAGCGCCGCCTCACCGGGCAGATCGCCGGCATGACCGGCGCCTACGGCAACGTCGGTGCGGTGGTCTACCTCACCGTGCTGTCGCTGGTCAGCTATGAAGTGTTCTTCAGCGTGATTGCGCTGACCGCCGTGCTCGGCTTCGTCACCCTGCTGTTGATGGAAGAGCCCAAGGGCCACATGGCCGAGGTACGCGAGGACGGCTCGGTCGAGCTGATCAGCGTGAGCTGA
- a CDS encoding PAS domain S-box protein — MSSPAPASLTPPDSAAGRDGRAADAQSRRRALPLALGVLFLGVVLTWAASHAVDRLESARVQQDTEHAVSRVTAALTERINYYVAHLRATAGLFAASDRVSLFEWDRYAAATELSPLNDLGAAGLAYAPRIAADRRADWEDLMFYNYDRVIPIRGSTAGSAYPVQFVAPRTEAMEGVLGYDLHASAVRREAIEAAIERGDVVLSGPISLQDTSDASPAGLLVLPIYDPAMHLMRGAARADLSRGVVVLGLRYHDWIASVTDDWTDEVAVELIDDSDDAPVVLVPGAAEMTAASVSRTLTVGGRQLRLLFHPARQFEDSVAGITVRTAGVVMTIAFTLLTFFLASGRHRALATAAQISGALAASERRFALAASATSDGIWEWSPGQHAVFLSARAQQMLFGRTQAEAVGWRTVLRCLPLGERRALLLALRGHLQHRQPLDVAVSLSDAEERRRHLLIRGQAAWDSFGRPTRVAGAISDVTPLHERELALERARQFYARVLDFLPHPVLVKSTDHRYVLANRAAGEFLDRPPEAVVGRRTEEVLPGQSPEHLAEDVRVLEDGGVTTREFHVLLDNGNERDAIISKAGVAGLEGEPVVLVTVTDVTALRQVERSLKQSLVELDALFSNSPLGMAMVKVNGTIVRANSAFSRMVGVAVDALPGMRYAELTPERLHVLDQAKTIDALRQGVVTPYERAFVRPDGVEVPVVLSGAVMRAADGETAIWTVVEDISERKAAESALAAAHATNASIVEAMPDMLVQFDDALNLVAVRRPPGVPMREGVENSVGLPIGEIVSPKRLAQVLPTLRKAQSSGTLQCVEYRAPDPCGRTQDYEARVAPISTGGLLVVLRNVSELKARERALRESEARFRLMADASPVVIWLADAQLNITYANRAWRTLTGLSLEETAAVRWVSVIHPDDMARVKAVGRDARDAQHPYRVEFRVRQPGGRYAWLLAMGEPRADERGEVVGFIGVAINISTEKHAQEALRKHRDHLAELVTEKTASLIQAKEAAERANEAKSLFLANMSHELRSPMHAVLSYARLGEDKAHSAPPDKLRDYFHRIRRSGDRLLSLVDNLLDLSKLEAGRMTLDMQALSLGEVATEVCAEFDGLCGARQIRVRTALDASAPPVIGDAVRLGQVVRNLLSNAIRFSPDGGTITVVLRTETPPAGPATAVQLQVIDQGVGIPESELEAVFDKFVQSSATRTGAGGTGLGLAICREILSAHGGRIRASNVAGGGACFEIVLPAADVVGETPGEESKPS, encoded by the coding sequence ATGTCGTCCCCCGCGCCCGCCTCCCTGACACCGCCTGATTCTGCCGCTGGCCGCGACGGCCGTGCGGCAGACGCGCAGTCCCGTCGCCGCGCCCTGCCGCTTGCCCTCGGTGTGCTGTTTCTGGGTGTGGTGCTGACCTGGGCGGCCAGCCACGCCGTCGACCGCCTCGAGTCGGCGCGTGTCCAACAGGACACCGAGCACGCGGTGAGCCGGGTCACCGCTGCCCTGACCGAGCGCATCAACTACTACGTCGCCCACCTGCGCGCGACGGCCGGTCTGTTCGCTGCCAGCGATCGGGTGTCGCTGTTCGAATGGGATCGCTACGCTGCGGCCACCGAACTGAGCCCGCTCAACGACCTGGGCGCGGCGGGCCTGGCCTACGCCCCGCGGATCGCCGCCGATCGCCGAGCCGACTGGGAAGACCTGATGTTCTACAACTACGATCGGGTCATCCCGATCCGCGGCTCGACGGCCGGCAGCGCCTACCCGGTGCAGTTCGTCGCGCCGCGCACCGAGGCGATGGAGGGCGTGCTGGGTTACGACCTGCACGCCAGCGCGGTGCGCCGTGAGGCGATCGAGGCGGCCATCGAGCGCGGCGATGTGGTCCTCAGTGGTCCGATATCGCTCCAGGACACCAGCGATGCCTCGCCGGCCGGGCTGCTGGTGCTGCCGATCTACGACCCCGCCATGCACCTGATGCGCGGCGCCGCGCGGGCAGACCTGTCTCGTGGCGTGGTGGTGCTGGGGCTGCGCTATCACGACTGGATCGCGTCGGTGACCGACGACTGGACGGATGAGGTGGCGGTCGAATTGATCGATGACAGCGATGACGCCCCGGTCGTGCTGGTGCCCGGCGCCGCCGAGATGACCGCTGCCAGCGTCTCCCGGACGCTGACGGTCGGTGGCCGGCAGCTACGGCTGCTGTTCCACCCGGCCCGCCAGTTCGAGGACAGCGTCGCCGGGATCACCGTGCGAACGGCCGGGGTGGTCATGACCATCGCCTTTACCTTGCTGACCTTCTTCCTGGCGTCGGGCCGGCATCGCGCACTGGCCACCGCGGCACAGATCAGCGGCGCGCTGGCCGCATCGGAACGGCGCTTTGCGCTGGCGGCCAGTGCCACCAGCGACGGCATCTGGGAATGGTCGCCGGGGCAGCATGCGGTGTTCCTCTCGGCGCGGGCGCAGCAGATGCTGTTTGGCCGGACGCAGGCGGAGGCCGTTGGCTGGCGCACGGTGCTGCGCTGTCTGCCGTTGGGTGAGCGTCGCGCCCTGCTGCTTGCCTTGCGCGGCCACCTGCAGCATCGGCAACCGCTGGACGTGGCTGTCAGCCTGTCCGACGCCGAGGAGCGCCGCCGGCATTTGCTGATCCGCGGGCAGGCGGCCTGGGACAGCTTCGGGCGGCCGACGCGGGTGGCCGGTGCCATCTCGGATGTCACGCCGCTGCACGAGCGCGAGCTGGCGCTCGAGCGGGCGCGGCAGTTCTATGCCCGGGTGCTCGACTTCCTGCCGCATCCGGTGCTGGTCAAGTCCACAGACCATCGCTATGTGCTGGCCAACCGGGCGGCCGGCGAGTTTCTTGACCGCCCGCCGGAGGCTGTCGTTGGCCGGCGGACCGAAGAGGTCTTGCCGGGGCAGTCGCCCGAGCACCTCGCCGAGGATGTGCGTGTGCTCGAAGACGGCGGCGTGACCACGCGCGAATTCCATGTCCTGCTCGACAACGGCAACGAGCGCGATGCGATCATCAGCAAGGCCGGGGTGGCCGGGCTGGAAGGCGAGCCGGTGGTGCTGGTGACGGTGACCGATGTGACGGCCCTGCGCCAGGTGGAGCGCTCGCTCAAGCAGTCGTTGGTCGAACTGGACGCCTTGTTCAGCAATTCCCCGCTGGGCATGGCGATGGTCAAGGTCAATGGCACCATCGTGCGCGCCAACTCGGCCTTCTCGCGCATGGTTGGCGTTGCCGTCGATGCGCTGCCGGGCATGCGCTATGCCGAGCTGACGCCCGAGCGCCTGCATGTGCTCGACCAGGCCAAGACCATCGATGCGCTGCGCCAGGGGGTGGTGACGCCTTATGAGCGTGCCTTCGTGCGCCCGGACGGGGTAGAGGTGCCAGTGGTGCTCAGCGGTGCGGTGATGCGTGCCGCCGATGGAGAGACCGCGATCTGGACGGTGGTAGAGGACATTTCCGAGCGCAAGGCGGCCGAATCGGCGCTGGCCGCGGCGCACGCCACCAATGCATCGATCGTCGAGGCGATGCCCGACATGCTGGTGCAGTTCGACGACGCGCTGAACCTCGTGGCGGTGCGGCGCCCGCCGGGCGTCCCGATGCGCGAGGGTGTCGAAAATTCCGTTGGCCTGCCGATCGGCGAGATCGTCTCGCCCAAGCGCCTGGCCCAGGTCCTGCCGACGCTGCGCAAGGCGCAGTCGAGCGGAACATTGCAGTGTGTCGAGTATCGTGCGCCGGATCCATGCGGGCGCACGCAGGACTACGAGGCGCGGGTGGCGCCGATCAGCACCGGCGGTCTGCTGGTGGTGCTGCGCAACGTGTCGGAGCTCAAGGCGCGCGAGCGCGCGCTGCGTGAGAGCGAGGCACGCTTCCGGCTCATGGCGGATGCCTCGCCGGTGGTGATCTGGCTGGCCGATGCGCAGCTGAACATCACCTACGCCAACCGTGCCTGGCGGACGCTGACCGGCCTGTCGCTGGAGGAGACCGCCGCGGTTCGCTGGGTCAGCGTGATCCACCCCGATGACATGGCCCGGGTGAAGGCCGTGGGGCGCGACGCGCGCGATGCTCAGCATCCCTACCGGGTGGAGTTCCGGGTGCGCCAGCCCGGCGGCCGCTATGCCTGGCTGCTGGCGATGGGCGAGCCGCGAGCGGATGAGCGCGGCGAGGTGGTCGGCTTCATCGGCGTGGCGATCAACATCTCGACCGAAAAGCATGCCCAGGAGGCGCTGCGCAAGCATCGCGACCACCTGGCCGAGCTGGTCACCGAGAAGACGGCCAGCCTGATCCAGGCCAAGGAGGCGGCCGAGCGCGCCAACGAGGCCAAGTCCCTGTTCCTGGCCAACATGTCGCACGAGCTGCGCTCGCCCATGCACGCCGTGCTCAGCTACGCGCGCCTCGGTGAGGACAAGGCACACAGCGCCCCGCCCGACAAGCTGCGCGACTACTTCCATCGCATCCGCCGCAGCGGCGACCGGCTGCTGAGCCTGGTGGACAATCTGCTCGACCTGTCCAAGCTCGAGGCCGGGCGGATGACGCTGGACATGCAGGCGCTGTCGCTGGGCGAGGTGGCAACCGAGGTGTGTGCCGAGTTCGACGGCCTGTGCGGCGCGCGGCAGATCCGGGTGCGCACCGCGCTCGACGCTTCGGCGCCGCCGGTCATCGGCGATGCCGTGCGCCTGGGGCAGGTGGTGCGCAACCTGCTGTCCAATGCGATCAGGTTCTCGCCCGATGGCGGGACGATTACCGTGGTGCTCCGCACCGAGACGCCGCCCGCCGGCCCCGCCACGGCGGTGCAGCTGCAGGTGATCGATCAAGGGGTGGGCATCCCCGAATCGGAGCTCGAAGCGGTGTTCGACAAATTCGTGCAAAGTAGTGCCACCCGCACCGGTGCCGGCGGTACCGGTCTGGGCCTGGCCATCTGCCGCGAGATCCTGAGCGCCCATGGTGGCCGGATTCGCGCATCCAACGTGGCAGGCGGGGGGGCCTGCTTTGAAATCGTTTTGCCGGCCGCTGACGTGGTGGGCGAAACGCCGGGAGAGGAGTCAAAGCCGTCATGA
- a CDS encoding SpoIIE family protein phosphatase yields the protein MTSPALTVLVVDDTAANRNLMAAFLAKLGHEAVFAVDGVDALERFEQQRPDMILMDLMMPRMDGFEATRRIRAAQGEVWTPIIIMSALNADADIVAGLDAGADDYLVKPVSFAVFAAKMRTIGRLQTMERRQRELLERMQAISNAVIDGIITIDETGIIQSANPAACAMFGYDNAELAGKHVSVLAATPKAAHPERYLARYLSGGTAGILGTVCELEGERADGEVFPLEVGVTELQIDDHRLYIGVMRDISDRISQHAAMTENAARLQRYHDEHQREQELARQIMASQIDTDWLRDPRVHFTVMPARRFSGDLVVTACSPGGRLYAMLADATGHGLSAAISVQPVLPVFYTQVARDASLAQLVSELNTVLHRSLPVGRFVGAALVCLGGHGDAAEVWVGGIPEVVLLGADGRVRQRFASNHLPLGVVATAGEGCVVAQARPQPGEQLVLYSDGVIEATNDQAEGFGVLRLEQVLEANDPARRIDALRIALAEHLAGASAHDDMSALLIDCAPHPDLPALADPVI from the coding sequence ATGACCAGCCCCGCCCTGACCGTCCTCGTGGTGGACGATACTGCCGCGAACCGCAATCTGATGGCCGCTTTCCTGGCCAAACTGGGGCATGAGGCCGTCTTCGCGGTCGACGGCGTGGACGCGCTGGAGCGCTTCGAGCAACAGCGCCCCGACATGATCCTGATGGACCTGATGATGCCGCGCATGGATGGCTTCGAGGCCACCCGGCGCATTCGCGCCGCGCAGGGCGAGGTGTGGACGCCGATCATCATCATGTCGGCGCTCAACGCCGACGCCGACATCGTTGCCGGGCTGGATGCCGGGGCCGACGACTACCTGGTCAAGCCGGTGTCGTTTGCCGTATTTGCGGCCAAGATGCGCACCATCGGCCGGCTGCAGACCATGGAGCGCCGCCAGCGCGAGTTGCTCGAGCGCATGCAGGCCATCTCCAATGCGGTCATCGACGGCATCATCACCATCGACGAGACGGGCATCATCCAGTCGGCCAACCCGGCCGCCTGCGCCATGTTTGGCTACGACAACGCCGAGCTTGCGGGCAAGCATGTGAGCGTCCTGGCCGCGACGCCGAAGGCGGCCCACCCGGAGCGCTACCTCGCCCGTTACCTGTCGGGCGGCACGGCCGGCATTCTCGGCACGGTCTGCGAGCTGGAGGGCGAACGGGCCGACGGCGAGGTGTTTCCGCTGGAGGTTGGCGTCACCGAACTGCAGATCGATGACCACCGGCTGTACATCGGCGTGATGCGCGACATCAGCGACCGCATCAGCCAGCATGCCGCGATGACCGAAAACGCGGCCCGCCTGCAGCGCTATCACGACGAACATCAGCGCGAGCAGGAGCTGGCCCGGCAGATCATGGCCAGCCAGATCGATACCGACTGGCTGCGCGACCCGCGGGTGCACTTCACGGTGATGCCGGCGCGGCGCTTTTCGGGCGACCTGGTGGTCACCGCCTGTTCGCCCGGCGGGCGCTTGTACGCCATGCTCGCCGATGCCACCGGCCACGGCCTGTCGGCGGCGATCAGCGTGCAGCCGGTGTTGCCGGTGTTCTACACCCAGGTCGCCCGTGATGCGTCGCTGGCGCAGTTGGTGAGCGAGCTGAACACCGTGCTCCACCGTTCCCTGCCGGTGGGGCGCTTCGTCGGCGCCGCGCTGGTGTGCCTCGGCGGGCATGGCGACGCGGCCGAGGTGTGGGTGGGGGGGATTCCCGAGGTCGTGCTGCTGGGGGCGGACGGCCGGGTCCGGCAACGCTTTGCCTCCAACCACCTGCCGCTGGGGGTGGTCGCCACGGCCGGCGAGGGTTGCGTGGTTGCGCAGGCCAGGCCGCAGCCGGGCGAACAGCTGGTGCTCTATTCCGATGGTGTGATCGAGGCGACCAACGACCAGGCCGAGGGCTTTGGCGTCCTGCGCCTGGAGCAGGTGCTGGAGGCCAATGACCCGGCGCGCCGCATCGACGCCCTGCGCATCGCGCTGGCCGAGCACCTGGCGGGCGCATCGGCGCATGACGACATGTCGGCCCTGCTGATCGACTGCGCGCCGCACCCCGACCTGCCGGCGCTGGCCGATCCGGTGATCTGA